One region of Streptomyces davaonensis JCM 4913 genomic DNA includes:
- a CDS encoding SWIM zinc finger family protein — protein MTSRPSDEARRALREARDRETGKAEDDAAATRATVATPHTEGAAEPEGEHASRPGDAARAALRRAVSTHRGAGTTGADSGAAEDADGFADGAADEHDGHASGSARQHPTRPADVAREALRAARRDRSRAPDRTEPPRAARRAPRNDPAAARVRAMRELLADAFRLPADVESPQEAPEERPTESEASAHPAGSASARLPLDRPPTPSPPATPRAPHSMAAPSRDSDLRRTFPAFPARDAGGSGFAETWWGNAWVSALEEGALDPKRLARGRGYAEQGNVDAITVTPGLVLAYVKGSRPRPYRVQVRLRTLDDADWERFLDAAAERPGHIAALLDKEMPHSLAECGVPLLPGPRDLDPQCSCPDSGHPCKHAAALCYQTARLLDADPFVLLLLRGRGERELLDALSRLSAARAARAAQDKEPAPLPGVRASEALARRQLPPLPSPLPVPPHPEQPPVYPAAPGGPDPFALDQLATDAAARAHALLGTGRDPLAELTLWQDAVRLAAARPGSGLTAGGRALYASLASAAERTPAELARAVAAWRQGGPEGLAVLEEPWDPPAGRFDRARPLLLAADLPAFRPWRNRLTHPRGHVQLRLGQDGLWYAYESEPGHEDWWPRGTPDLDPVGALTGLGGPADP, from the coding sequence ATGACTTCCCGCCCTTCGGACGAGGCACGGCGCGCGTTGCGGGAGGCACGGGACCGGGAGACCGGGAAGGCCGAGGACGACGCAGCGGCTACGAGGGCGACGGTGGCGACGCCCCACACAGAGGGAGCCGCCGAGCCGGAGGGGGAGCATGCGTCCCGTCCGGGGGATGCGGCGCGCGCGGCGCTGCGGCGGGCGGTGTCGACCCATCGTGGCGCCGGGACCACGGGGGCGGACTCCGGCGCTGCCGAGGATGCGGACGGCTTCGCGGACGGCGCTGCCGACGAGCACGACGGCCACGCGAGCGGCTCTGCCCGTCAGCACCCGACCCGCCCCGCGGACGTAGCGCGCGAGGCGCTCCGCGCAGCTCGCCGCGACCGGAGTCGGGCCCCGGACCGGACGGAGCCGCCCCGCGCGGCCCGTCGCGCACCCCGGAACGACCCGGCAGCGGCTCGGGTCCGCGCCATGCGTGAACTCCTCGCCGACGCCTTCCGGTTGCCCGCGGACGTGGAGTCGCCGCAGGAGGCACCGGAGGAACGCCCGACCGAGTCCGAAGCCTCCGCGCACCCTGCCGGATCCGCGTCGGCTCGCCTGCCCCTCGACCGGCCTCCCACCCCGTCCCCGCCCGCCACCCCCCGAGCCCCCCACTCCATGGCCGCCCCCTCCCGGGACAGCGACCTGCGGCGTACCTTCCCGGCGTTTCCCGCTCGGGATGCCGGTGGCAGCGGGTTCGCGGAGACGTGGTGGGGGAATGCGTGGGTGTCGGCGTTGGAGGAGGGGGCGCTCGACCCCAAGCGGCTCGCTCGGGGGCGGGGGTATGCCGAGCAGGGGAATGTCGATGCCATCACCGTCACGCCGGGGCTGGTTCTCGCGTATGTGAAGGGCAGTCGGCCGCGGCCGTACCGGGTTCAGGTGCGGCTTAGGACGCTTGACGACGCGGACTGGGAGCGGTTTCTGGATGCCGCCGCCGAGCGGCCGGGGCATATTGCCGCGCTGCTGGACAAGGAGATGCCGCACTCTCTGGCCGAGTGCGGCGTGCCGCTGCTGCCGGGACCGCGGGACTTGGACCCCCAGTGCAGTTGCCCCGACTCCGGGCACCCCTGCAAGCACGCGGCCGCGCTCTGCTACCAGACCGCCCGTCTGCTCGACGCCGACCCCTTCGTCCTGCTCCTGCTGCGCGGCCGGGGCGAACGCGAACTGCTCGACGCCCTGTCCCGCCTCAGCGCTGCCCGAGCGGCCCGTGCGGCGCAGGACAAGGAACCGGCGCCGCTGCCGGGCGTACGCGCAAGCGAGGCCCTCGCCCGCCGTCAACTCCCGCCCCTGCCATCGCCGTTGCCGGTACCGCCGCACCCCGAGCAGCCCCCGGTCTATCCGGCGGCACCGGGTGGTCCGGACCCGTTCGCTCTCGACCAGCTGGCCACCGACGCCGCCGCCCGCGCCCACGCGCTCCTCGGCACCGGCCGCGACCCCCTCGCCGAACTGACGCTGTGGCAGGACGCCGTACGACTGGCCGCGGCGCGCCCCGGTTCCGGGCTCACCGCAGGAGGCCGCGCCCTGTACGCCTCGCTGGCCTCCGCCGCCGAGCGCACGCCCGCCGAGCTGGCGCGGGCGGTGGCCGCGTGGCGCCAGGGAGGTCCCGAAGGGCTCGCCGTACTGGAAGAGCCGTGGGACCCGCCCGCCGGTCGCTTCGACCGGGCCCGACCGCTCCTCCTCGCCGCCGACCTCCCCGCCTTCCGGCCGTGGCGCAACCGCCTCACCCACCCCCGCGGCCATGTCCAACTCCGCCTGGGACAAGACGGCTTGTGGTACGCGTACGAATCAGAACCCGGCCACGAGGACTGGTGGCCCCGAGGCACGCCCGACCTGGACCCGGTCGGCGCACTGACCGGTCTGGGCGGGCCCGCTGACCCATGA